In Chitinophaga sp. HK235, a single window of DNA contains:
- a CDS encoding DUF6046 domain-containing protein translates to MAKFDLAKLYNEAFNRNPGKDFDIKEAVGQTGLTKLGKPYSFTDDQKRGHFSPVKLNDYVLPFATVEVTCKRTYTATPMPERNGSVKEVTGRDDYIINIKGIDISDEEGGPTEAMSKIEAFFLSKEKITIDNIITNIFLKGRPYAMITDMKFSREKSTENARPYEISLLSDDIYTLEFIGNVHS, encoded by the coding sequence ATGGCAAAATTTGATTTAGCGAAGCTCTATAATGAAGCATTTAACCGTAATCCCGGAAAGGACTTTGACATCAAGGAAGCGGTTGGTCAGACAGGCCTCACAAAGCTGGGAAAGCCTTATTCCTTTACCGATGACCAGAAGCGGGGACATTTCTCTCCGGTGAAGCTCAACGACTACGTATTGCCTTTTGCTACAGTAGAAGTTACCTGCAAGCGGACATATACAGCCACACCTATGCCGGAGAGAAACGGCTCCGTAAAGGAAGTAACAGGCAGAGATGACTACATCATCAATATCAAAGGGATTGACATCTCTGATGAAGAAGGAGGCCCGACAGAAGCGATGAGTAAGATCGAAGCGTTTTTTTTGTCTAAGGAAAAGATAACGATTGATAATATCATTACCAATATCTTCCTGAAAGGCAGACCCTACGCCATGATCACCGACATGAAATTCTCCCGGGAGAAGAGTACCGAAAACGCAAGGCCATACGAAATTTCGTTGCTGAGCGATGATATATACACGCTTGAATTTATAGGAAATGTTCATTCTTAA